The Polyangiaceae bacterium genome includes a region encoding these proteins:
- a CDS encoding two-component sensor histidine kinase codes for MPVRLGIPEQLAGAPLPRRLAWVTAARLLFLTAALGVIGTFYLRGAGPETISVRIGWATLAFAFASAGVYAAVLRSGRGLELMALAQLVVDQATWTVLVYLSGGAASGATSFYGLTCVAGAALSGLRGAAVAAVSGGLFYIGLVTLLARRWLVPPADQPLAMYRLSRDELVYYVLVTLLMLAVVTLLSGYLAERLRIASGRLVLAEERADRAERMAALGRLATGLAHEIRNPLGSIAGSIQLLRESPALSEEDKELCDIVQREAARLDDLVTDMMDLTRRREPELADVDAAQVAREVVSLASKSGRGVSDVGLVYEGVEGAVVRADAAQLKQLIWNLVRNAVQASSAGDVVTVTLAVEDDRASLAVSDHGPGIDEQARDRLFDAFFTTRSHGTGVGLAVVKSIADAHGFALDVESEQGQGATFRVQLGAVQATGPTAARPAPA; via the coding sequence GTGCCCGTCCGACTAGGGATCCCGGAACAGCTCGCGGGCGCGCCGCTGCCCCGGCGTCTGGCCTGGGTCACCGCGGCAAGGCTGCTGTTCCTCACGGCAGCGCTGGGGGTGATCGGCACGTTCTACCTGCGCGGCGCGGGCCCGGAGACCATCAGCGTGCGCATCGGCTGGGCGACCCTGGCCTTCGCGTTCGCGAGCGCCGGCGTGTACGCCGCCGTGTTGCGCAGTGGCCGCGGGCTCGAGCTCATGGCGCTGGCGCAGCTGGTGGTCGATCAGGCCACCTGGACCGTCTTGGTCTACTTGTCCGGCGGCGCGGCCAGCGGGGCGACCTCGTTCTATGGCTTGACCTGCGTGGCCGGCGCAGCGCTGAGCGGGCTCCGGGGCGCGGCGGTGGCGGCGGTCTCCGGGGGGCTCTTCTATATCGGCCTGGTCACCTTGCTGGCGCGGCGTTGGCTGGTTCCGCCTGCCGATCAGCCGCTGGCGATGTACCGACTCTCGCGCGACGAGCTCGTCTACTACGTCCTGGTCACACTGCTCATGCTGGCGGTGGTGACGCTCCTGTCCGGGTACCTGGCCGAGCGCTTGCGCATCGCCAGCGGCCGGCTGGTCCTGGCCGAGGAGCGTGCCGACCGCGCGGAGCGCATGGCGGCGCTCGGTCGCCTCGCCACGGGCCTGGCGCACGAGATCCGCAACCCGCTCGGCTCGATCGCCGGTTCCATCCAGCTCTTGCGCGAGAGCCCCGCGCTGTCGGAGGAGGACAAGGAGCTCTGCGACATCGTGCAGCGCGAAGCGGCACGCTTGGACGACTTGGTCACCGACATGATGGACCTCACCCGACGGCGCGAGCCGGAGTTGGCCGACGTGGACGCGGCGCAGGTCGCCAGGGAGGTGGTGTCGCTGGCATCCAAGTCCGGGCGAGGGGTGTCGGACGTCGGCCTCGTGTACGAGGGCGTGGAGGGGGCGGTGGTGCGGGCCGATGCCGCCCAGCTGAAGCAGCTGATTTGGAACCTGGTGCGGAACGCGGTGCAGGCGTCGAGCGCGGGGGACGTGGTGACCGTCACGCTCGCCGTCGAGGACGACCGCGCCTCGCTGGCGGTCTCGGATCACGGCCCGGGAATCGACGAACAGGCCCGAGATCGGCTGTTCGACGCCTTCTTCACCACCCGCAGCCACGGTACCGGTGTGGGGTTGGCGGTGGTGAAGTCCATTGCCGACGCCCATGGTTTCGCCCTGGACGTGGAGAGCGAACAGGGCCAGGGGGCGACGTTCCGGGTGCAGCTCGGAGCGGTCCAGGCCACCGGGCCGACTGCGGCCCGGCCGGCGCCGGCGTGA
- a CDS encoding FHA domain-containing protein, translating into MWKLSIEDDQTNKTVVNLVRDEYSIGRGEENTVRLTERNISRRHAKLTRNGTGWIFDDLASYNGCYVNGVRVSEPQKLEHGDLVQVGDYRLEITDEQVSTAAYNKSTAPAVPRAQSLMSQPDRLVMLAGPTPGAEFALAGPRVVIGRGEECEVSVNHASVSRVHAEIQALGDGRYEIVDRESANGLRVNGVDLKRSLLDARDTIELGDVVFKFIPAGQIYHPGADPTTQIGPIGPAMLERHTPAPGVGMERRTAATAGIPPILKAVAGLAFLGVLVMIGMVALGNRQGGAGETGAQANDPTTQVLLDAMQMVQNGDVEGAHNKVIAEIPENSNARQSAEFKDIEARWADMLLDLASREPDLTKKRALLERVAKATSVDSVRRKRANNEIAALDQGVDPSELPSAPKPEGTGTAEPTGTTAPALSGGIVRNDPFAEKPAGTGKTPKKPEIAAPKPKPSATESGPDVKDLAQSGDRAKLTSAKNALKAKAASGKASDSELRMLKALCRQLGDMSCVN; encoded by the coding sequence ATGTGGAAGCTCTCGATCGAGGACGACCAGACGAACAAGACGGTCGTCAATCTCGTGCGCGACGAGTACTCGATCGGACGGGGTGAGGAGAACACCGTCCGGCTGACCGAACGCAACATCTCGCGTCGGCACGCGAAGCTCACCCGCAACGGCACCGGTTGGATCTTCGACGACCTGGCCAGCTACAACGGCTGCTACGTCAACGGGGTTCGCGTCAGCGAGCCGCAGAAGCTCGAGCACGGCGATCTGGTTCAAGTCGGCGACTACCGGCTCGAGATCACGGACGAGCAAGTCTCGACCGCGGCGTACAACAAGTCGACCGCGCCGGCGGTGCCACGGGCGCAGTCGCTGATGAGCCAGCCCGATCGCCTGGTCATGCTCGCAGGTCCGACACCGGGCGCTGAGTTCGCGCTGGCGGGGCCCCGCGTCGTGATCGGTCGAGGCGAGGAGTGCGAGGTCTCGGTCAACCACGCCTCGGTGAGCCGGGTCCACGCGGAGATTCAGGCGCTGGGCGACGGGCGCTACGAGATCGTCGACCGCGAGAGCGCCAATGGCCTCAGGGTCAACGGCGTCGATCTCAAGCGCAGCTTGCTCGACGCACGCGACACCATCGAGCTCGGTGACGTCGTATTCAAGTTCATTCCCGCGGGTCAGATCTACCACCCGGGCGCGGACCCCACGACTCAGATCGGGCCGATTGGGCCGGCGATGCTCGAGCGCCACACCCCGGCGCCGGGCGTCGGCATGGAGCGCCGCACCGCGGCCACGGCGGGCATCCCGCCCATCCTCAAGGCGGTCGCCGGCCTGGCGTTCCTCGGGGTGCTGGTGATGATCGGCATGGTCGCCCTCGGCAATCGCCAGGGCGGTGCGGGCGAGACCGGCGCGCAGGCGAACGATCCGACCACCCAGGTCTTGCTCGATGCCATGCAGATGGTCCAGAACGGCGACGTCGAGGGTGCGCACAACAAGGTGATCGCGGAGATCCCCGAGAACAGCAACGCGCGCCAATCGGCCGAGTTCAAGGACATCGAGGCGCGCTGGGCGGACATGCTCCTCGACCTCGCCAGCCGCGAGCCGGACCTGACGAAGAAGCGCGCGCTGCTCGAGCGTGTCGCCAAGGCCACGAGCGTCGACTCCGTGCGCCGCAAGCGCGCCAACAACGAGATCGCCGCGCTCGACCAGGGTGTCGATCCCTCCGAGCTTCCGAGCGCACCCAAGCCCGAGGGCACCGGCACCGCCGAGCCCACCGGGACCACCGCGCCGGCGCTCTCCGGCGGCATCGTGCGCAACGATCCCTTCGCGGAGAAGCCGGCGGGCACCGGCAAGACGCCGAAGAAGCCGGAGATCGCGGCGCCGAAGCCCAAGCCGAGCGCGACGGAGTCCGGCCCCGACGTCAAGGATCTGGCCCAGAGCGGCGACCGCGCGAAGCTCACCTCCGCCAAGAACGCGCTCAAAGCCAAGGCGGCTTCCGGTAAGGCCAGCGACAGCGAGCTGCGCATGCTCAAGGCGCTGTGTCGCCAGCTGGGCGACATGAGCTGCGTGAACTGA
- a CDS encoding aspartate kinase: MAIVVQKYGGSSVADIGKLRKVADQVARARAEGHDVVVVVSAMGKTTDNLLGLAREAALPPDAALANGTSAPEPAKRELDMLLSTGERVSMSLLSIAIQARGYDAVSFTGSQSGIITNDRHFDARIIEVRPHRIEDELSRGRIVIVAGYQGMSYKREITTLGRGGSDTTAVALAAALEAERCEIYSDVDGVYSGDPRVIPDARHLPALDYETMQEMAECGAKVLNAQAVEWARRHKIAIVARKTGDQPGSRETVVSAAASSDTARRAVVVQKCLALLTTPRAAADRLLQIAESSALPLGDLGVGPGEVALWAPLLNVPNWGEVKCALEGAQIPGLVIEEGYGLLSLVGVEVGTRAGVVAQGLGCLTTSPRFVFSHPLRLSCVLPDAALEPAARTWHERLGPGAGETAARLIA; the protein is encoded by the coding sequence ATGGCGATCGTGGTCCAGAAGTACGGTGGGTCGTCCGTCGCGGACATCGGCAAGCTACGCAAGGTCGCCGACCAGGTCGCGCGCGCCCGTGCCGAAGGCCACGACGTGGTGGTCGTGGTCAGCGCCATGGGCAAGACCACCGACAACCTGCTCGGCCTGGCGCGGGAAGCCGCGCTGCCGCCGGACGCGGCGCTGGCGAACGGCACGAGCGCGCCGGAGCCCGCCAAGCGCGAGCTCGACATGCTGCTGTCGACCGGCGAGCGCGTCAGCATGTCGCTCTTGTCGATCGCGATTCAGGCGCGCGGGTACGACGCAGTCAGCTTCACCGGCTCGCAGTCCGGCATCATCACCAACGACCGCCACTTCGACGCCCGCATCATCGAGGTCCGCCCGCATCGCATCGAGGACGAGCTCAGCCGCGGCCGCATCGTCATCGTCGCCGGCTACCAAGGCATGAGCTACAAGCGCGAGATCACCACGCTGGGCCGCGGCGGGTCGGACACCACGGCCGTGGCTCTGGCCGCGGCGCTCGAGGCCGAGCGCTGCGAGATCTACAGCGACGTGGACGGGGTCTATTCTGGCGACCCGCGGGTGATCCCCGACGCCCGTCACCTGCCCGCCCTCGACTACGAGACGATGCAGGAGATGGCGGAGTGCGGCGCCAAGGTCCTGAACGCACAGGCGGTGGAGTGGGCGCGGCGGCACAAGATCGCGATCGTGGCGCGCAAGACCGGCGACCAGCCGGGCTCCCGCGAGACCGTCGTCTCCGCCGCCGCGAGCTCGGACACCGCACGCCGCGCCGTCGTGGTGCAGAAGTGCCTGGCGCTCCTGACGACGCCGCGCGCCGCCGCCGATCGCCTGCTCCAGATCGCCGAGTCCAGCGCGCTACCGCTGGGTGACCTCGGCGTCGGCCCCGGCGAGGTCGCCCTCTGGGCCCCGCTCTTGAACGTCCCGAACTGGGGCGAGGTGAAGTGCGCGCTCGAGGGCGCGCAAATTCCGGGGCTGGTCATCGAAGAGGGGTACGGCTTGCTCAGCCTGGTCGGAGTCGAGGTCGGGACTCGCGCCGGAGTCGTCGCGCAGGGCCTCGGCTGCCTCACGACCTCGCCGCGCTTCGTGTTCAGCCATCCGCTCAGGCTGTCGTGCGTGCTGCCCGACGCCGCGCTCGAACCCGCAGCGCGCACCTGGCACGAGCGTCTCGGCCCCGGCGCAGGCGAGACGGCCGCGCGCTTGATCGCCTAA
- a CDS encoding ABC transporter substrate-binding protein, with protein sequence MSRRRWFQLLVVLSLLLGFSSPALADDGAEAALKAKQNELAAQLKKGKAADGKKMDQIFDELLDYDTLAKDSLGSHWDERSDAEKKEFQDVLKRLVKNAYRKNLKKTLNYEVTYEGVLEAKKGVLVKTVAKNKTNSREEPVHIDYAMHKLDGRWVVGNIVTEGASLVGNYRSQFGRVIKKNGFAELMRRMKKKADKEGA encoded by the coding sequence ATGTCACGCCGCCGTTGGTTCCAGCTTCTGGTCGTTCTTTCGTTGCTGCTCGGCTTCTCGTCGCCTGCTCTGGCGGACGACGGTGCCGAAGCCGCGCTCAAGGCCAAGCAGAACGAGCTCGCCGCTCAGCTGAAGAAGGGCAAGGCGGCGGACGGGAAGAAGATGGATCAAATCTTCGACGAGCTGCTCGACTACGACACCCTCGCGAAGGACTCCCTCGGCAGCCACTGGGACGAGCGCAGCGACGCGGAGAAGAAGGAGTTCCAGGACGTCCTCAAGCGCCTGGTCAAGAACGCTTACCGCAAGAACCTGAAGAAGACCCTCAACTACGAGGTCACCTACGAGGGCGTGCTCGAGGCCAAGAAGGGCGTCCTGGTCAAGACGGTGGCGAAGAACAAGACCAACTCCCGGGAGGAGCCCGTCCACATCGACTACGCCATGCACAAGCTCGACGGACGCTGGGTGGTGGGGAACATCGTGACCGAGGGCGCCAGCCTGGTGGGCAACTACCGCAGCCAGTTCGGCCGAGTCATCAAGAAGAACGGCTTCGCCGAGCTGATGCGCCGGATGAAGAAGAAGGCTGACAAGGAAGGCGCCTGA
- a CDS encoding beta-lactamase family protein, which produces MIADPALSQIAETLVVATGVAPGASLALAERRSGAWRIRLGSAGFLDHATKRAVCPETPYDLASVTKPVLALTLARLDAAGALSLADPLGRHLPEVRGTESAELPLELFLAHRAGLEAHRPLFAPLLSGAPFSRAAALREASRARRPEAAGAAPSAGFPPVYSDLGYLLLGAAVERAVGRPLDALIQAEVAAPLGLWLGSARQALAQVPDFCARVAPTEIVPWRGGLISGVVHDENAWALSGHACSGHAGLFGTAEAVARFGAAMLDLLAGRAPSLLPATTADLLVRERPGSSLRAGFDGVSGPGSAAGTKLGPRTFGHLGFTGTSLWCDPDAEIVTALLTNRVHPTREHVEIRRARPRVQDALFGLTGIGASTGLPEAPG; this is translated from the coding sequence ATGATCGCGGACCCCGCGCTCTCCCAGATCGCAGAGACCCTAGTCGTCGCCACGGGTGTCGCGCCCGGCGCGAGCTTGGCGCTCGCGGAGCGGCGCTCGGGCGCTTGGCGGATCCGACTGGGCAGCGCTGGGTTCCTCGATCACGCCACAAAGCGCGCTGTTTGTCCCGAGACACCCTACGACCTCGCGTCGGTGACCAAGCCGGTGCTGGCACTCACCCTGGCGCGCCTGGACGCCGCGGGCGCCCTGTCCCTGGCCGACCCGCTGGGGCGTCACCTGCCCGAGGTCCGGGGGACCGAGAGCGCCGAGCTTCCGCTGGAGCTGTTCCTGGCCCACCGCGCGGGGCTGGAGGCGCACCGGCCGCTGTTCGCGCCGCTCCTCTCGGGCGCCCCGTTCTCGCGCGCGGCCGCGCTTCGCGAAGCGAGCCGGGCCCGACGCCCGGAGGCCGCGGGCGCGGCGCCCAGCGCTGGCTTCCCGCCCGTCTACAGCGACCTCGGCTACTTGCTGCTCGGCGCCGCCGTCGAGCGTGCCGTGGGCCGTCCGCTCGACGCGCTGATCCAGGCCGAGGTCGCCGCTCCACTCGGCCTCTGGCTCGGCTCGGCTCGCCAGGCGCTGGCTCAAGTGCCGGATTTCTGCGCCCGCGTGGCGCCGACCGAGATCGTCCCCTGGCGCGGCGGGCTGATCTCGGGCGTCGTCCACGACGAGAACGCTTGGGCCCTGAGCGGGCACGCCTGCTCGGGTCACGCGGGGCTCTTCGGGACCGCCGAGGCGGTCGCGCGCTTCGGCGCGGCCATGCTCGACCTGCTGGCGGGGCGCGCGCCGAGCCTCCTCCCAGCGACCACCGCGGACCTTCTGGTGCGAGAGCGGCCCGGCTCGAGCCTTCGCGCGGGGTTCGACGGCGTGTCCGGCCCCGGGTCTGCGGCAGGGACGAAGCTCGGCCCGCGCACCTTCGGGCACCTCGGCTTCACGGGTACGAGCCTGTGGTGCGACCCCGACGCCGAGATCGTCACGGCGCTGCTCACGAATCGCGTTCACCCCACCCGCGAGCACGTCGAGATCCGCCGCGCGCGCCCGCGGGTGCAGGACGCCCTGTTCGGGTTGACCGGCATCGGCGCTTCCACCGGGCTTCCCGAGGCCCCTGGCTAA
- a CDS encoding type II secretion system F family protein, with the protein MAEFAWEARARTGEVRKGVMEADSEDAVNQRLRQQQLNPVKVKKKAKDISITIGSGVTTKDLVTFTRLFATMIDAGLPLVQCLDILSGQQTNKIFAGVLRDVKNSVEQGASFSDALRKHPKVFDELFVNLVHAGEVGGILDTIMQRLSVYLEKRQKLVRQVRGAMVYPSIVIVIAGGVMTVLLTFVIPAFERMFADFGGGKDALPKLTQIIVAMSHGFVSYLPFIVVALLIGTGSFIYFYRTPGGKRAVHSALLKAPIMGPVLRKIAVARFTRTLGTLLQSGVPILDALDICARTSGNVVIESGIQHVRTKISEGKNMAEPLSETKVFPDMVVQMIAVGEQTGALDQMLNKIADFYEEETDIAVAAMTSAIEPILMVGVGGMVGVVLIAMYLPIFSLAGNIKAD; encoded by the coding sequence ATGGCAGAGTTTGCTTGGGAAGCGCGCGCCCGAACGGGGGAAGTCCGCAAGGGCGTGATGGAGGCGGATAGCGAAGACGCCGTCAATCAGCGCCTCCGACAGCAGCAGCTCAACCCGGTCAAGGTCAAGAAAAAGGCCAAGGACATCTCGATCACGATCGGGTCCGGCGTCACGACCAAGGACCTGGTCACGTTCACCCGCCTGTTCGCCACGATGATCGACGCCGGCCTGCCCTTGGTGCAGTGCCTCGACATCTTGAGCGGCCAGCAGACCAACAAGATCTTCGCCGGCGTGCTCCGGGACGTGAAGAACTCCGTGGAGCAGGGCGCGTCCTTCAGCGACGCTCTGCGCAAGCACCCCAAGGTCTTCGACGAGCTGTTCGTCAACTTGGTTCACGCCGGCGAGGTCGGCGGCATCTTGGACACCATCATGCAGCGCCTCTCCGTCTACCTGGAGAAGCGCCAGAAGCTGGTCCGTCAGGTGCGCGGCGCGATGGTCTACCCGAGCATCGTCATCGTCATCGCCGGCGGTGTCATGACGGTCCTGCTCACCTTCGTGATCCCGGCCTTCGAGCGCATGTTCGCCGACTTCGGCGGCGGCAAGGACGCCCTGCCCAAGCTGACTCAGATCATCGTCGCCATGTCGCACGGCTTCGTCAGCTACCTGCCGTTCATCGTCGTCGCGCTGCTGATCGGCACTGGCTCGTTCATCTACTTCTACCGCACGCCCGGCGGGAAACGCGCCGTGCACTCCGCGCTGCTCAAGGCGCCGATCATGGGGCCGGTGCTGCGCAAGATCGCGGTGGCGCGCTTCACCCGCACCCTCGGAACGCTGCTCCAGTCCGGTGTGCCGATCTTGGACGCGCTGGACATCTGCGCGCGCACCAGCGGCAACGTCGTCATCGAGTCGGGGATTCAGCACGTTCGGACCAAGATCAGCGAAGGCAAGAACATGGCCGAGCCGCTGAGCGAGACCAAGGTCTTCCCCGACATGGTCGTGCAGATGATCGCGGTCGGCGAGCAGACCGGCGCGCTCGACCAGATGCTCAACAAGATTGCCGACTTCTACGAGGAGGAGACGGACATCGCCGTGGCCGCGATGACCAGCGCCATCGAGCCGATCCTGATGGTCGGCGTGGGCGGCATGGTCGGCGTGGTGCTGATCGCGATGTACCTGCCGATCTTCTCGCTGGCCGGTAACATCAAGGCGGACTGA
- a CDS encoding argininosuccinate synthase, with product MKPIKKVVLAYSGGLDTSVILRWLIETYHCEVVAWCADVGQAEELSGLEKKAKETGAVSYVLSDLRETFVKDFVFPALRANAIYEGEYLLGTSLARPCIIEGMMRTVAETGADAIAHGATGKGNDQVRFELGAMYFDPEVRVVAPWREWSLKSRTDCIEYAKKYGIPITASAEKPYSMDRNLLHLSFEGGVLEDPWNEPKKDMFILTSDPMDAPNEPEYLEIGFEKGNPVSINGQAYGPAMLLGRMNEIAGRHGVGRIDICESRYVGMKSRGVYETPGGTVLHRAHRAMESITLDREQIRIRDSLIPEYSSLVYRGFWFAPERLMLQNMMDSIQDVVTGTVRLKLYKGNVTIVGRKSPTSLYREDFVTFERDEVYDQRDADGFIRLTGLRLRLAALRDRANKR from the coding sequence GTGAAACCCATCAAGAAGGTCGTGCTCGCATATTCGGGGGGTCTGGACACGAGCGTCATCCTGCGTTGGCTCATCGAGACCTACCACTGCGAGGTGGTCGCTTGGTGCGCCGACGTCGGTCAGGCCGAGGAGCTGTCCGGGCTCGAGAAGAAGGCGAAGGAGACCGGCGCCGTGAGCTACGTGCTGTCGGACCTGCGCGAGACGTTCGTGAAGGACTTCGTGTTCCCTGCGCTCCGCGCCAACGCCATCTACGAAGGCGAGTACCTGCTCGGTACCTCGCTGGCGCGCCCGTGCATCATCGAGGGCATGATGCGTACCGTCGCGGAGACGGGCGCCGACGCCATCGCGCACGGCGCCACCGGCAAGGGCAACGACCAGGTCCGCTTCGAGCTCGGCGCGATGTACTTCGATCCGGAGGTGCGCGTGGTGGCGCCCTGGCGCGAGTGGTCGCTCAAGAGCCGCACCGACTGCATCGAGTACGCGAAGAAGTACGGCATCCCGATCACGGCTTCGGCCGAGAAGCCGTACTCGATGGATCGCAACCTGCTCCATCTCTCGTTCGAAGGCGGCGTGCTCGAGGACCCGTGGAACGAGCCGAAGAAGGACATGTTCATCCTGACCTCGGACCCGATGGACGCGCCGAACGAGCCCGAGTACCTCGAGATCGGCTTCGAGAAGGGCAACCCCGTCAGCATCAACGGCCAGGCCTACGGCCCTGCGATGCTGCTCGGGCGCATGAACGAGATCGCGGGCCGCCACGGCGTCGGCCGCATCGACATTTGCGAGAGCCGCTACGTGGGCATGAAGAGCCGTGGTGTCTACGAGACCCCCGGCGGCACGGTGCTCCACCGGGCCCACCGCGCCATGGAGTCGATCACGCTCGACCGAGAGCAGATCAGGATCCGGGACTCGTTGATCCCCGAGTACTCTTCGCTGGTCTACCGTGGCTTCTGGTTCGCGCCCGAGCGGCTGATGCTCCAGAACATGATGGACTCGATCCAGGACGTGGTCACCGGCACCGTCCGGCTCAAGCTCTACAAGGGCAACGTGACCATCGTCGGGCGCAAGAGCCCGACGTCCCTCTACCGCGAGGACTTCGTCACCTTCGAGCGCGACGAGGTCTACGACCAGCGCGACGCCGACGGCTTCATCCGCCTGACGGGCTTGCGCCTTCGGCTGGCCGCGCTGCGTGACCGCGCCAACAAACGCTAG
- a CDS encoding 2-oxo acid dehydrogenase subunit E2 gives MSFRRLENLPAWRTMAVHAWGPPRDPTVYGIIDVDATRALAFVEKVRDESGVKVTLTHLVGKAVAAAIASRPEVNAIIRRGRIYVRDTVDIFFQVAFEGGENLAGTKVSRVDEKSLVELASELSTRAERIRVKKDHPTQETARLMARLPPALVRVAMQAGERLTYDFDLNLSKLGVPYDAFGSAMVTSVAGFGLTVGQAPLFPPSRTPICLTVGAVRDAPAALEGRVVVRPTLSIGASFDHRVADGYQAGLMAKRFKEVLENPEKELS, from the coding sequence GTGAGCTTCCGCCGCCTCGAGAACCTGCCCGCGTGGCGCACCATGGCCGTCCACGCCTGGGGACCCCCGCGGGACCCGACCGTGTACGGGATCATCGACGTGGACGCGACGCGCGCGCTGGCGTTCGTCGAGAAGGTGCGCGACGAGAGCGGCGTCAAGGTCACGCTGACTCACCTGGTGGGCAAGGCAGTGGCGGCGGCCATCGCGTCGCGCCCCGAGGTCAACGCCATCATCCGGCGCGGGCGCATCTACGTGCGCGACACCGTGGACATCTTCTTCCAGGTCGCGTTCGAGGGCGGCGAGAACCTGGCCGGGACCAAGGTCAGCCGCGTGGACGAGAAGTCGCTGGTCGAGCTCGCGTCCGAGCTCTCGACCCGCGCGGAGCGCATCCGGGTGAAGAAGGATCATCCGACGCAGGAGACGGCTCGCCTGATGGCGCGTCTGCCGCCGGCCTTGGTGCGCGTCGCCATGCAGGCGGGCGAGCGCTTGACCTACGACTTCGACCTGAACCTGTCGAAGCTCGGCGTCCCCTATGACGCCTTCGGCTCGGCGATGGTGACCAGCGTCGCCGGCTTCGGGCTGACCGTGGGCCAGGCCCCGCTCTTCCCGCCGTCGCGCACGCCCATCTGCCTCACGGTGGGGGCGGTCCGGGACGCGCCGGCGGCGCTGGAGGGGCGGGTCGTAGTGCGCCCGACGCTGAGCATCGGGGCGTCGTTTGACCACCGGGTCGCAGACGGGTATCAGGCCGGCCTCATGGCGAAGCGCTTCAAGGAAGTGCTGGAGAACCCGGAGAAGGAACTGTCGTGA
- a CDS encoding DUF4911 domain-containing protein, with translation MSVAPLVDGDLVCRNVRVRARDVVFVKGIFEASEGLGALFAERGGDLVIAAHASRARELDEVLADLVHELGLIIEP, from the coding sequence ATGTCCGTGGCTCCCCTCGTGGACGGAGATCTGGTGTGCCGCAACGTGCGCGTACGTGCCCGCGACGTGGTGTTCGTGAAGGGGATCTTCGAGGCGAGCGAGGGGCTCGGTGCGCTGTTCGCCGAGCGAGGCGGTGACTTGGTCATCGCTGCGCACGCGAGCAGAGCTCGCGAGCTCGACGAAGTCCTGGCGGACCTCGTGCACGAGCTCGGCCTGATCATCGAGCCGTGA
- a CDS encoding TlpA family protein disulfide reductase translates to MPRFSRFSAGLILLSGLASCRPTPEPLAADRPDTSRAPVEFAFGTTDGTELSSATTRGRATAVLFVTTYDLASQVMAQRLESVLHSHVPRANAGAVVLEAPKYAQLAAAYRSTLALSYPVAMADSLTLTGGGPFGTISQVPTLVVLDRSGREVWRRSGVPDSRDIEQALALGSRRGSAPPP, encoded by the coding sequence ATGCCGCGTTTCTCCCGGTTTTCTGCTGGTCTCATCCTGCTCTCGGGGCTCGCGAGCTGCCGGCCGACTCCGGAGCCGCTGGCCGCGGACCGGCCGGACACCAGCCGCGCCCCCGTCGAGTTCGCGTTCGGGACCACCGACGGGACCGAGCTGTCGAGCGCCACCACCCGCGGCCGGGCGACCGCCGTCCTGTTCGTCACCACCTACGATCTGGCCTCTCAGGTGATGGCGCAGCGGCTGGAGAGCGTGCTGCACTCTCACGTTCCCCGCGCCAACGCCGGCGCGGTCGTGCTCGAGGCTCCCAAATACGCCCAGCTGGCCGCCGCGTACCGCTCGACCCTCGCGCTCTCCTACCCGGTGGCCATGGCGGACTCGCTGACCCTGACCGGTGGCGGCCCGTTCGGCACGATCAGCCAGGTGCCGACGCTGGTGGTCCTGGATCGCTCCGGTCGGGAGGTCTGGCGGCGGAGCGGCGTGCCGGACAGCCGCGACATCGAGCAGGCCCTTGCGCTCGGGTCGCGTCGCGGTTCTGCTCCGCCACCGTGA